The nucleotide sequence CGGCCCCATTTCCACCCACGTCGAGAGTGAACGCTTTCAACCGTTGCGGGGCTTCACCTCGTGATAGCAGCAGATGGTAAAGTGTCAGTAACACCGACCCGCTGTCGATCCCCCCCGAGAACAGCACCCCGATAGGTTGCGGTGATTGACCAGGTCTTTCAGCTGCGTCCGTCTTCGCGACGTAGTCGAGCCATTTATTGAGTTCGTCCGCCAGTGCTCCAATGTAGGCGCGGCCGATTTCATCGAGGTTTGTGCTCAGTCTGTTCCGCTGAGGATCGAAGAAACGCGAGTATGTTGGACTGGGGTCAGGACAGCCCACGAGTGCCAGTTCCGTCAAATGATGTGCCGGGACCATGCGGGTGTAGCTGGGGTGGAACTGGTTATCGAGTCCTTCGGCCTTCAACCAGTTCCAGATTTCATCAATCCGCTCGGCAACGATCAACACTGGTCCCGCATGTTTCTTCGCGATGAAGTACCGCAGCGGGCGGCCGATGGATCGAGCCATCCTGATGATTTTGCCCGCCTTGTGGACGAGAGCAAATTGACCATCGATTCCCCTGACCTGTTGTGGATCACCCGAAGCGACACGTGAAAGTGCTTCTTCGGCAGACATGTTCAGGAAGATATTTCTTCGTGGATCAACGAGGTCTACGAGACGTTCAATCAGTTGGACGGATTGCATGGTGGCTCCTGAATAGCTAACTCGACTTCACACGCAATCATGCATTCGAAGCCCCCTGATGGCAAATGAGCAGACCTGTTCTTGCAGATCGTTGTCCCGAGGGGGGCCTGTAGATCCTCCCTGCTTCAAAACGCCCCCTCGCCGGAACGCTGCATAGAAAACGGGTGCAGGATTGGAGCGATTTCTCCTGACTTCTCAAGTCCGCCAAAGATTTCAGGGATCTGTTCCGAAAATAACTCCTGGGCGAAGTATTCCGGAACGATATCGAGTGGAATCAAGTGTTTCTTTCGACGCGCAGGTCGGAGAATAGAAGGATGATTGTCTGAAATTCCCGCGTCGAACAGCCGTGTCCGATTCCGCGTTCGGCCAGGAATAGATGGCAATCGGGTTCAAGTTCGTTGAGACGCACTGGAGCTTGCAGAATCAGATTCCTCATGCGCGGGTAAACTGGCGTAGTCGATCGTTCGACTGCTGAACGCTGCGCTCAGAGAAGCGGTTGTTTATCGTTCGATTTCGAATCCGTGAGAGGGCTCGGCCGCGATTGTTCGAGTTAGACTCTGGCTGGCGAACGGCAGAACTTGTTTATCAAGCCTTACGTCCACGGGTTCATGTGCTCTTCCCCGGTAGAACTGGGACGTAAACTCTCTTACACTTCGGCCGTGACGACTCTCGCATCGTCGGCAAGGTCCTCGCACTGAAGGACGATTCTCTCTCTAAAGCCTGTTTCATGAGCGACCATTCATCTCACGAACCCCCTCGCGACGAAGTTGAGCGACTGCGGACTGAGATTCGACGCCACGACGTCCTGTATTACCAGCAGGCAAAGACCGAGATCTCGGACAAAGATTACGACATCCTGATGCGAAGGCTCGTGGAACTCGAGACGGCGCATCCCGAGTTACAGTCGCCGGACAGTCCTACTCAGAAGGTGGGCGGAGCACCGGTTCAAGGGTTTGTCACGGTCGAACATCGTGTTCCCATGCTTTCGGTCGACAACTCGTTTACCGAAGAAGAGCTTGCCGATTTTGGCGGGCGCGTTGTCCGACTCATCGGACCGGATCCTGTTGAGTGGATCGTGGAATACAAAGTCGACGGGGTCGCGCTGTCACTCATTTACGAAAAGGGGCGACTTGTCCGTGGTGTGACTCGCGGGGATGGTCGCCGTGGCGACGACGTGACCCACAACGCACGGACCATCAGCGGTGTCCCCTTAATTCTGTTCGGTGACGTTCCGGATGTGCTCGAAGTTCGCGGCGAGGCGTATATCGGCAACAGGGACTTCGCTCAGCTTCAGGCAGACATGGTCAGTGCGGGCGAAGAGCCTCTGAAGAATTCCCGCAATGCAACGGCTGGGGCAATCAAACTGCTGGATCCACGACTGTGTGCACGGCGCAAACTTCGGTTTTTCGCTCACAGTGTCGGCAGCCTGGAAGGGGCCAGCTTTTCAACTCATTGGGAATTCCTCGAAGC is from Schlesneria sp. DSM 10557 and encodes:
- a CDS encoding asparagine synthase-related protein, with product MQSVQLIERLVDLVDPRRNIFLNMSAEEALSRVASGDPQQVRGIDGQFALVHKAGKIIRMARSIGRPLRYFIAKKHAGPVLIVAERIDEIWNWLKAEGLDNQFHPSYTRMVPAHHLTELALVGCPDPSPTYSRFFDPQRNRLSTNLDEIGRAYIGALADELNKWLDYVAKTDAAERPGQSPQPIGVLFSGGIDSGSVLLTLYHLLLSRGEAPQRLKAFTLDVGGNGADAQQASQFLSALDLEYLLERIEVPIESISVDAAIRTVEDYKPLDVESATMTLALCQGIRDRYPDWKWLVDGDGGDENLKDYPIHENTELTIRSVLNNQMLYQEGWGVHAIKHSLTYSGGQSRGHVRSSAPVAALGFHGFSPFALPNVIEVAEGIPFIELTDWDESRLYALKGEIVRRGVEAVTGLSMPTFEKRRFQRGATDEKSYQTIFPADPNEYRRRFLRQFV